One stretch of Epinephelus lanceolatus isolate andai-2023 chromosome 15, ASM4190304v1, whole genome shotgun sequence DNA includes these proteins:
- the insm2 gene encoding insulinoma-associated protein 2, translated as MPRGFLVKRNRRCAASYRSRSNTNNKPVPSDGDRSNCENFEATKPEAGKEKGALNVFSFERADGLLPVSREDSAGVREAWSPHVESALEAEADRRAQLPETEEQVSEVDVLTPDSDFSCFLPPPPLPPRDLTVTESCSPVKPVGTRLLEHHEEGEKQPLFPSQCLTSSPVSELPELPFLVSSTPTSVSASIERLLASSSRHAPSYGPSDKYEQSMGHAHLFPPLTLMNQEQHHAARKRSFLEQDQRLNSNRHNKQSVGNPSKKPKVNRKLNFEDEVTTSPVLGLRIKKESPELRRQREKSTAPTGNQPLGEFICQLCKEEYPDPFSLAQHKCSRIVRVEYRCPECDKIFSCPANLASHRRWHKPRPVNNQAGETPTNKSQPLKEARGLLQHERQPVELEGKENELLRINTNQHHGVLDSSRIRGEPSLVLLHARSRDSPDSDSLAPPHYDSSLHYRNPVESCLELQQQVRAADSPPSSLLLLNGNPDERAELQQQQQQRPSLPHPPLPFVQSLPEEEVFECRYCGKKFRRQAYLRKHLAAHEMTARASPPPSSYGQARETGGGQSQVFLCHLCGARFPSVEIRDKHRLWHAMRDELLAGTLGGGLRPDVFHSQGDESGAGECEQQQIYTCKHCPSTFFSSPGLARHINKSHPTESRQVMLLQMTVRP; from the coding sequence atGCCTCGAGGATTCTTGGTGAAGAGAAACCGGCGATGTGCGGCGTCATACCGCTCACGAAGTAACACTAACAACAAACCGGTACCGTCTGACGGTGACAGGAGCAACTGTGAGAACTTTGAGGCGACAAAACCGGAGGCCGGGAAGGAGAAAGGCGCGTTGAATGTTTTCTCCTTTGAACGGGCAGATGGACTACTCCCGGTGTCCCGCGAAGACTCCGCCGGTGTCAGAGAGGCTTGGAGCCCGCACGTGGAGTCTGCGCTGGAGGCGGAGGCGGACCGGCGCGCGCAATTACCGGAGACCGAGGAGCAGGTGAGCGAGGTGGACGTTTTGACTCCTGATAGTGATTTCTCctgcttcctccctcctcctccactacCACCACGCGACTTGACCGTAACTGAGTCTTGCAGCCCCGTTAAACCGGTCGGCACGCGACTTCTGGAACACCacgaggaaggagagaagcaGCCGCTGTTCCCCAGTCAGTGCCTGACATCATCTCCAGTGTCGGAGTTACCGGAGCTTCCATTCCTGGTGAGCTCCACGCCGACCTCGGTGTCCGCTTCTATCGAGAGGCTCCTCGCGAGCAGCAGCCGCCACGCGCCGTCCTACGGTCCCAGTGACAAATACGAGCAGAGTATGGGTCACGCGCACTTGTTCCCGCCGCTGACACTGATGAACCAGGAGCAGCATCACGCAGCGAGGAAACGCTCGTTCCTCGAGCAGGACCAACGCTTGAACAGCAACAGACACAACAAACAGTCCGTGGGAAACCCGTCAAAGAAACCCAAAGTGAACCGGAAACTGAACTTCGAGGATGAAGTCACCACCTCGCCAGTTTTGGGTCTGCGAATCAAGAAGGAAAGTCCCGAGCTGAGGAGACAGCGGGAGAAGTCCACTGCGCCCACCGGGAACCAGCCGCTGGGAGAGTTCATCTGCCAGCTTTGTAAAGAGGAGTACCCCGACCCTTTCTCCCTCGCGCAGCACAAGTGCTCCCGCATAGTGCGCGTGGAGTACCGCTGTCCCGAGTGCGACAAAATCTTCAGCTGTCCCGCCAACTTGGCATCTCACCGCCGCTGGCACAAACCCCGTCCGGTAAACAACCAAGCAGGAGAGACTCCGACAAACAAGAGCCAGCCGTTAAAAGAGGCACGAGGGCTCCTTCAGCACGAGAGGCAGCCAGTAGAGTTGGAGGGCAAAGAGAACGAGCTGCTGCGTATTAACACTAATCAGCACCACGGAGTGCTGGACAGCTCCCGCATCAGGGGCGAGCCGTCCCTGGTGCTGCTCCACGCTCGGTCTCGGGACAGCCCCGACAGCGACAGCCTCGCGCCTCCGCACTATGACTCCTCGCTTCATTACCGGAACCCGGTTGAGAGCTgtctggagctgcagcagcaggtgaGAGCGGCGGACAGTCCACCCTCGAGCCTCCTTCTACTAAACGGCAACCCAGACGAGCGCgcggagctgcagcagcagcagcagcagcggccgTCACTTCCTCATCCTCCCTTACCGTTTGTCCAGTCTTTACCGGAGGAGGAAGTGTTCGAGTGCCGGTACTGTGGGAAGAAATTCCGCCGGCAGGCTTACCTGAGGAAACACCTTGCCGCGCACGAGATGACAGCGCGAGCGTCCCCGCCCCCATCGTCTTATGGCCAGGCGCGCGAGACCGGTGGAGGACAGAGCCAGGTGTTCCTCTGTCACCTGTGCGGCGCGCGCTTCCCGTCAGTTGAAATCAGAGACAAGCACCGTCTGTGGCACGCGATGAGGGACGAGTTACTGGCGGGAACATTGGGAGGAGGACTCAGACCAGACGTGTTCCACTCGCAGGGAGACGAGAGCGGCGCCGGGGAGTGCGAGCAGCAGCAGATCTACACGTGCAAGCACTGTCCGTCCACATTCTTCAGCTCCCCGGGGCTCGCGAGACACATCAACAAATCTCATCCCACCGAAAGCCGGCAGGTGATGCTGCTGCAGATGACGGTGCGACCGTAA